A stretch of the Erinaceus europaeus chromosome 23, mEriEur2.1, whole genome shotgun sequence genome encodes the following:
- the LOC103126966 gene encoding zinc finger protein 14-like isoform X2 → MQSEGKSYECELEANYESTHSGEKHCEYNLCGKTFLSPCYLYRHENIHSGQKLYECKQCRKTFSCSSSLRAHKRIHSGEKPYECKQCSKTFRYSSSLRVHKRIHSGEKPYECKHCSKTFSRSNHFRYHERAHNGEKPYECKECSKTFTCSSSLRVHERAHSGEKPYECKQCCKAFRCSSSLRVHERSHSGEKPYECKQCYKTFSCSSSLQRHKRIHSGEKPYGCKQCYKTFSCSSSLQRHRLTHSGEKPYECKQCSKAFGDSSSLHRHKRIHSGEKPYECKECSKTFSCYSSLQKHERTHSGEKPYECRECSKTFSCSSHLRKHERTHSGEKPYECKQCSKTFSQASNLRTHERIHSGEKPYECKQCSKRFNQSSSLRKHERTHGGYKHHECKQCCKTLSCSSHFQTYERTHNG, encoded by the coding sequence ATGCAAAGTGAAGGAAAATCCTATGAATGTGAACTAGAAGCAAACTATGAAAGCACTCACAGTGGAGAAAAACACTGTGAATATAACCTATGTGGAAAAACATTCCTTTCACCTTGTTATCTTTATAGGCATGAAAACATTCACAGTGGACAGAAACTCTATGAGTGTAAACAATGTagaaaaacattcagttgttccagttctCTTAGGGCACATAAAAGAatacacagtggagagaaaccctatgaatgtaaacaatgtagtaaaacctTCCGTTATTCCAGTTCTCTTAGGGTacataaaagaattcacagtggagagaaaccctatgaatgtaaacactgcagtaaaacattcagtaGATCAAATCATTTTAGGTATCATGAAAGAGctcacaatggagagaaaccttatgaatgtaaagaatgtagtaaaacatttactTGTTCCAGTTCTCTTCGGGTACATGAAAGAGCtcacagtggagaaaaaccctatgaatgtaaacagtgttgtAAAGCATTCAGATGCTCCAGTTCTCTTCGGGTACATGAAagatctcacagtggagagaaaccctatgaatgtaaacaatgttatAAAACATTCAGCTGTTCCAGCTCTCTTCAGAGacataaaagaattcacagtggagagaaaccctatggatGTAAACAATGTTATAAAACATTCAGCTGTTCCAGTTCTCTTCAGAGACATAGATTaactcacagtggagaaaaaccctatgagtgtaaacagtgtagtaaagccTTTGGTGATTCCTCTTCTCTTCACAGacataaaagaattcacagtggagagaaaccttatgagtGTAAggaatgtagtaaaacattcagctgTTACAGTTCTCTTCAAaagcatgaaagaactcacagtggagagaaaccctatgagtgtagagaatgtagtaaaacattcagctgttccagtcatcttcggaagcatgaaagaactcacagtggagagaaaccctatgaatgtaaacaatgtagtaagacATTTAGTCAAGCCAgtaatcttcggacacatgaaagaatacatagtggagagaaaccctatgaatgtaaacaatgtagtaaaagatTCAATCAATCTAGTTCTCTtcggaaacatgaaagaactcatgGTGGATACAAACaccatgaatgtaaacaatgttgtAAAACACTCAGTTGTTCCAGTCATTTTCAGACCTATGAAAGAACTCACAATGGATAG
- the LOC103126966 gene encoding zinc finger protein 709-like isoform X1 codes for MAVSQGSVTYEDVTVTFTQEEWALLNPSEKKLYRDVMWENLRNIFSTGKIQGDNYNEEQHNHQGSKQSCRVVKISGGQKRSQNDEKQRMQSEGKSYECELEANYESTHSGEKHCEYNLCGKTFLSPCYLYRHENIHSGQKLYECKQCRKTFSCSSSLRAHKRIHSGEKPYECKQCSKTFRYSSSLRVHKRIHSGEKPYECKHCSKTFSRSNHFRYHERAHNGEKPYECKECSKTFTCSSSLRVHERAHSGEKPYECKQCCKAFRCSSSLRVHERSHSGEKPYECKQCYKTFSCSSSLQRHKRIHSGEKPYGCKQCYKTFSCSSSLQRHRLTHSGEKPYECKQCSKAFGDSSSLHRHKRIHSGEKPYECKECSKTFSCYSSLQKHERTHSGEKPYECRECSKTFSCSSHLRKHERTHSGEKPYECKQCSKTFSQASNLRTHERIHSGEKPYECKQCSKRFNQSSSLRKHERTHGGYKHHECKQCCKTLSCSSHFQTYERTHNG; via the exons ggctcagtgacctatgaagatgtaacggTGACCTTCACTCAGGAGGAGTGGGCACTACtaaatccttcagagaagaaactataCAGAGATGTTATGTGGGAAAACTTAAGAAACATTTTCTCAACAG GAAAAATACAAGGAGACAATTACAATGAGGAGCAGCATAACCACCAAGGAAGTAAACAAAG TTGTAGAGTAGTGAAAATCTCTGGTGGCCAAAAAAGAAGTCAAAATGATGAGAAACAAAGAATGCAAAGTGAAGGAAAATCCTATGAATGTGAACTAGAAGCAAACTATGAAAGCACTCACAGTGGAGAAAAACACTGTGAATATAACCTATGTGGAAAAACATTCCTTTCACCTTGTTATCTTTATAGGCATGAAAACATTCACAGTGGACAGAAACTCTATGAGTGTAAACAATGTagaaaaacattcagttgttccagttctCTTAGGGCACATAAAAGAatacacagtggagagaaaccctatgaatgtaaacaatgtagtaaaacctTCCGTTATTCCAGTTCTCTTAGGGTacataaaagaattcacagtggagagaaaccctatgaatgtaaacactgcagtaaaacattcagtaGATCAAATCATTTTAGGTATCATGAAAGAGctcacaatggagagaaaccttatgaatgtaaagaatgtagtaaaacatttactTGTTCCAGTTCTCTTCGGGTACATGAAAGAGCtcacagtggagaaaaaccctatgaatgtaaacagtgttgtAAAGCATTCAGATGCTCCAGTTCTCTTCGGGTACATGAAagatctcacagtggagagaaaccctatgaatgtaaacaatgttatAAAACATTCAGCTGTTCCAGCTCTCTTCAGAGacataaaagaattcacagtggagagaaaccctatggatGTAAACAATGTTATAAAACATTCAGCTGTTCCAGTTCTCTTCAGAGACATAGATTaactcacagtggagaaaaaccctatgagtgtaaacagtgtagtaaagccTTTGGTGATTCCTCTTCTCTTCACAGacataaaagaattcacagtggagagaaaccttatgagtGTAAggaatgtagtaaaacattcagctgTTACAGTTCTCTTCAAaagcatgaaagaactcacagtggagagaaaccctatgagtgtagagaatgtagtaaaacattcagctgttccagtcatcttcggaagcatgaaagaactcacagtggagagaaaccctatgaatgtaaacaatgtagtaagacATTTAGTCAAGCCAgtaatcttcggacacatgaaagaatacatagtggagagaaaccctatgaatgtaaacaatgtagtaaaagatTCAATCAATCTAGTTCTCTtcggaaacatgaaagaactcatgGTGGATACAAACaccatgaatgtaaacaatgttgtAAAACACTCAGTTGTTCCAGTCATTTTCAGACCTATGAAAGAACTCACAATGGATAG